From Dehalococcoidia bacterium, the proteins below share one genomic window:
- the tpiA gene encoding triose-phosphate isomerase, translating to MPRTPIVAGNWKMNTTADSAIELARALREALAEADDASGGIEKVVCPPFVFLGAVAKACEGSPVKVGAQNMHWEEKGAFTGEVSAAMLAGLAEYVIIGHSERRQYFCETDETVSKKLRAAVAAGLKPIVCVGETGAQRQAGETKAVLRRQVRGAFEGQPAVPPETTVVAYEPVWAIGTGVAATPSDAQEAIAFIRGELADIVGAEAASQVRILYGGSVTPDNIADFVAQPDVDGGLVGGASLVAASFVEMVRKVAAIGR from the coding sequence ATGCCGCGAACGCCGATCGTCGCCGGGAACTGGAAGATGAACACGACCGCGGACAGCGCCATCGAACTGGCGCGGGCGCTCCGCGAGGCCCTTGCTGAAGCGGACGACGCCTCCGGCGGCATCGAGAAGGTGGTCTGCCCGCCGTTCGTCTTCCTCGGCGCCGTCGCGAAGGCATGTGAGGGCTCGCCCGTGAAGGTGGGCGCGCAGAACATGCACTGGGAGGAGAAAGGGGCCTTCACGGGCGAGGTCAGCGCGGCAATGCTGGCGGGCCTCGCGGAGTACGTTATCATCGGCCACTCCGAACGCCGTCAGTACTTCTGCGAGACCGACGAGACGGTGAGCAAGAAGCTCCGGGCCGCCGTGGCGGCGGGACTGAAGCCGATCGTCTGCGTCGGTGAGACGGGGGCTCAGCGCCAGGCGGGCGAGACGAAGGCCGTGCTGCGGCGCCAGGTGCGCGGAGCCTTCGAAGGCCAGCCGGCGGTCCCTCCGGAGACGACAGTGGTCGCCTATGAGCCCGTATGGGCCATCGGCACGGGCGTCGCGGCGACGCCGTCCGATGCCCAGGAGGCGATCGCGTTCATCCGCGGCGAGCTTGCTGACATAGTTGGCGCCGAGGCCGCGAGCCAGGTCCGGATCCTCTACGGCGGCAGCGTGACGCCGGACAACATCGCCGACTTCGTGGCGCAGCCGGACGTCGATGGGGGGCTGGTTGGCGGAGCGTCGCTCGTCGCGGCCTCCTTCGTCGAGATGGTGCGGAAGGTGGCCGCGATCGGCCGTTAG